A genomic segment from Campylobacter concisus encodes:
- a CDS encoding HAMP domain-containing sensor histidine kinase, whose protein sequence is MLLRIKQALANIPITARVTLWYSFFIIVIVAALVVISAVVADEVFEDASQKKLAKSVTKIANDMDEFEPYDDGIFFIKYNAKGDVIGGLAPKRFQISLQMNSGAVQLYEEGKNRFYYYDIAAKGKDVWVRGVINAEKFFKKEGLFLLALGVFVPVLFLFVLYGGYKTIKNAMKPVTTMSKTVLEIGSSRDFSKRIDLPAGKDELHALASVFNQMLDSLEKVYQSEKQLTSDVSHELRTPLSVIIAESDYAKNYSQNLGEAKESLEVISRQSRKITSLIDQILELSRLESGRNLELKRINLSSILQNLASDYEKLASVKDLKFNCMIAPDAVILGDELMISRLVDNFLSNALKFASAKIELNLSVSKTHALVSVKDDGMGISKNDSELIWNKFYQVESSRNKSQNRGSGLGLAIAANIAKIHSAKLGVKSEARAGSEFWAEFELVNLKEVKI, encoded by the coding sequence ATGTTATTAAGGATTAAGCAAGCTCTCGCAAATATCCCAATAACCGCGCGCGTAACGCTTTGGTACTCGTTTTTTATCATCGTTATCGTGGCGGCTCTAGTTGTTATCTCGGCGGTCGTGGCGGATGAGGTTTTTGAGGATGCGAGCCAAAAAAAGCTAGCCAAATCAGTCACCAAAATCGCCAATGATATGGATGAGTTTGAGCCATATGATGATGGGATATTTTTTATAAAATATAACGCAAAAGGCGATGTGATCGGTGGTCTAGCGCCAAAGCGCTTTCAAATTTCACTTCAAATGAACAGCGGTGCGGTGCAGCTTTATGAAGAAGGCAAAAACCGCTTTTACTACTACGATATCGCAGCTAAAGGCAAAGATGTCTGGGTCAGAGGCGTGATAAATGCGGAGAAATTTTTCAAAAAAGAGGGGCTATTTTTACTAGCGCTTGGCGTTTTTGTGCCGGTTTTATTTCTCTTTGTGCTTTACGGCGGCTACAAAACGATAAAAAACGCGATGAAACCAGTCACTACGATGTCAAAAACTGTGCTTGAGATAGGCAGCAGCCGGGACTTTTCAAAGCGCATAGATCTACCTGCTGGTAAAGACGAGCTGCACGCGCTTGCAAGCGTTTTTAACCAGATGCTTGACTCGCTTGAAAAGGTCTATCAAAGCGAAAAACAGCTCACCTCAGACGTCTCGCACGAGCTACGAACGCCACTATCTGTCATCATAGCTGAGAGCGACTACGCTAAAAATTACTCACAAAATTTGGGCGAGGCCAAGGAGTCGCTAGAGGTCATCTCTAGGCAGTCAAGGAAAATAACCTCGCTTATAGATCAAATTTTGGAGCTTTCAAGACTGGAATCTGGCAGAAATTTGGAGCTAAAACGTATAAATTTAAGCTCTATCTTGCAAAATTTAGCCAGCGACTACGAAAAGCTTGCAAGCGTAAAGGATCTAAAATTTAACTGCATGATAGCACCAGATGCCGTAATCCTCGGCGATGAGCTGATGATATCAAGGCTGGTGGATAACTTTTTAAGCAATGCTCTTAAATTTGCTTCGGCCAAGATCGAGCTAAATTTAAGCGTGTCAAAAACGCATGCGCTTGTGTCTGTAAAAGACGATGGCATGGGCATCTCTAAAAACGATAGCGAGCTAATCTGGAATAAATTTTATCAAGTTGAAAGCTCAAGAAACAAAAGCCAAAACAGAGGCAGTGGCCTTGGTCTGGCCATCGCTGCAAATATAGCTAAAATTCACAGCGCAAAGCTTGGCGTAAAAAGTGAAGCTAGAGCTGGAAGCGAATTTTGGGCAGAATTTGAGCTTGTAAATTTAAAAGAAGTGAAAATTTAG
- a CDS encoding 4Fe-4S binding protein: MCSSCNSACSNSSACGNVNLKKRSKNSPTTKIRRLVQLIFIAGIGQWAYYGIFRCPFVVPFVNCQNCPIITCWGRITLLFFGFWLFIPALVILFGRAFCGWVCPAGFVNQMLGKFAFFKLKIRSKKLIFAQISMLATIVISLWAYFIWGNPRMMIPIRTSDEYLTALTLSLRFGEWEWVTRTVIIISVMLASLIVANLWCRFVCPSGGVLEILRKFSIFRVYKTSACDDCDACLRKCEMGTRPDEINCTNCGDCLNVCHANAIKFGRKKS, from the coding sequence ATGTGTAGTAGCTGTAATAGCGCATGCTCTAATAGCAGTGCATGCGGTAACGTAAATTTAAAAAAGAGAAGCAAAAACTCCCCCACAACAAAGATAAGACGCCTAGTGCAGCTCATCTTTATAGCTGGCATCGGACAATGGGCGTATTACGGCATTTTTAGATGCCCTTTTGTAGTGCCTTTTGTAAATTGCCAAAACTGCCCTATCATCACCTGTTGGGGGCGGATCACGTTGCTGTTTTTTGGATTTTGGCTATTTATCCCAGCGCTTGTCATCCTCTTTGGTAGGGCATTTTGTGGCTGGGTCTGTCCAGCTGGCTTTGTCAATCAAATGCTTGGTAAATTTGCCTTTTTCAAGCTAAAAATTCGCAGCAAAAAGCTAATATTCGCTCAGATAAGCATGCTAGCCACCATAGTAATCAGCCTTTGGGCCTATTTTATCTGGGGCAATCCTCGCATGATGATACCTATAAGAACGAGCGATGAGTACCTAACCGCTCTTACTTTGTCACTTCGCTTTGGCGAATGGGAGTGGGTCACTCGCACAGTGATCATCATCTCAGTCATGCTAGCCTCGCTGATCGTAGCTAACCTTTGGTGCCGTTTCGTCTGTCCATCAGGTGGTGTGCTTGAAATTTTGCGTAAATTTTCGATATTTCGTGTCTATAAAACAAGTGCCTGTGACGACTGCGACGCATGCTTACGCAAGTGCGAGATGGGAACGAGACCTGATGAGATAAACTGCACAAACTGCGGTGACTGCCTCAATGTCTGCCATGCAAATGCTATTAAATTTGGAAGGAAAAAGAGCTAA
- a CDS encoding response regulator transcription factor produces the protein MKILVVEDEIDLNSVITRHLKKNGYSVDSAFNGEEAMDFTAVAHYDLIVLDIMMPVMDGLTFLQRSRTAKLATPVLILTAKDDVDDVVKGLDAGADDYLVKPFDFKELLARVRTLIRRNSGNVANEIYAGELKIDLSKKSVEFGGEQIELTGKEYEILEFLMLNKGRILTRDQIKEYVWGFDYTGSSNVIDVLIKNIRKSLASAM, from the coding sequence ATGAAAATTTTAGTCGTTGAGGACGAAATAGACCTAAATAGCGTCATCACAAGGCACCTAAAGAAAAACGGATATAGTGTCGATAGCGCGTTTAACGGCGAGGAGGCGATGGACTTTACCGCCGTCGCGCACTACGATCTCATCGTGCTTGATATCATGATGCCAGTGATGGACGGACTTACATTTTTGCAAAGATCGCGCACCGCAAAGCTAGCGACCCCTGTGCTGATACTGACAGCCAAAGACGATGTGGATGACGTTGTAAAGGGGCTTGACGCGGGTGCGGATGATTATTTGGTAAAGCCATTTGATTTTAAGGAGCTACTAGCTAGGGTACGCACGCTCATTCGCCGAAACAGCGGCAACGTGGCTAATGAAATTTATGCAGGCGAGCTAAAGATCGATCTTTCAAAAAAGTCGGTCGAATTTGGCGGCGAGCAGATCGAGCTAACTGGCAAAGAGTATGAAATTTTAGAGTTTTTGATGCTAAACAAGGGCAGAATTTTAACCCGCGACCAGATCAAAGAGTACGTCTGGGGCTTCGACTATACGGGTAGCTCAAATGTCATCGATGTGCTTATAAAAAACATAAGAAAAAGCTTGGCGAGTGCGATGTGA
- a CDS encoding PepSY domain-containing protein — protein sequence MKKILGTAVLAAVLGVTGLQAAITSKDALNIAEKNFPGSSVKDIEMDVKNGATFYKIESFRDSVKQEIKIDANSDQIVKVENKNKKYILPIEAVDFSKFALGIDEAVAKAQALEAGWSLDEVDLDNKNGAWIYKVELKRDRSEKKVIINAQTGEIIGNYTK from the coding sequence ATGAAAAAGATATTAGGCACGGCAGTTTTAGCAGCAGTTTTGGGAGTGACAGGCTTGCAAGCAGCTATCACATCAAAGGATGCTTTAAACATAGCTGAGAAAAATTTCCCAGGCTCAAGCGTCAAAGATATCGAGATGGATGTCAAAAACGGTGCGACATTTTACAAGATAGAGTCTTTTAGAGATAGCGTTAAACAAGAGATTAAGATCGACGCTAATAGCGATCAGATCGTTAAAGTAGAGAATAAAAATAAAAAATATATCTTGCCGATCGAAGCGGTAGATTTTTCAAAATTTGCTCTTGGCATCGACGAGGCTGTGGCCAAAGCTCAAGCGCTTGAAGCTGGCTGGAGTCTTGATGAGGTAGACCTTGATAATAAAAATGGTGCTTGGATATACAAAGTAGAGCTTAAGCGCGACAGGAGCGAGAAAAAAGTGATCATAAACGCTCAAACTGGCGAGATAATCGGCAACTATACAAAGTGA
- the nifB gene encoding nitrogenase cofactor biosynthesis protein NifB, which translates to MIFRTKAELDNHPCFNKKASASYGRVHLPVAPHCNIQCNFCNRIYDCANENRPGVTAKVQTPDESVKFLEKLFKFRQDISVIGIAGPGDPMCDADKTLATFEKCKSHFPNVLLCLSTNGLALPEHVDEIVRLGVSHVTVTVNAVTPDVGSKVYSWVRYEDKNYYGEEAARILLARQDEGIRKLKEAGMLVKINTVVIPGVNMDHVQSISAKAKQWGADIMNCMAMIPVHDTPFENLKSPSTDEIHRIRRSIGSDINQMSHCSRCRADACGKLGER; encoded by the coding sequence ATGATCTTTCGCACTAAGGCTGAACTAGACAATCACCCATGCTTTAACAAAAAGGCCTCCGCTAGCTACGGACGCGTGCATCTGCCAGTTGCCCCTCACTGCAACATCCAGTGCAACTTCTGCAACCGCATATATGACTGCGCTAATGAAAATCGCCCTGGCGTAACGGCAAAGGTGCAAACGCCAGATGAATCGGTGAAATTTTTAGAAAAGCTCTTTAAATTTAGACAAGACATCTCCGTCATCGGCATCGCTGGTCCTGGCGATCCAATGTGTGACGCTGACAAGACGCTAGCAACCTTTGAAAAGTGCAAGTCTCACTTCCCAAATGTCCTGCTTTGCCTCTCAACTAATGGACTAGCGCTGCCTGAGCATGTTGATGAGATCGTACGTCTTGGCGTGAGCCACGTGACAGTGACGGTTAATGCCGTGACGCCAGATGTTGGCTCGAAGGTCTATTCGTGGGTGAGATATGAAGATAAAAACTACTACGGCGAGGAGGCTGCTAGGATACTGCTAGCGCGCCAGGATGAGGGCATCCGCAAGCTAAAAGAGGCTGGCATGCTAGTAAAGATAAACACCGTCGTCATCCCTGGGGTCAATATGGATCACGTCCAAAGCATCTCAGCAAAGGCAAAGCAGTGGGGAGCTGACATAATGAACTGCATGGCGATGATACCGGTGCATGACACCCCTTTTGAAAATTTAAAATCCCCTTCAACCGATGAGATCCACCGCATCCGTAGATCAATAGGTAGTGACATAAATCAAATGTCACATTGCAGTAGATGCCGCGCTGATGCATGTGGAAAACTTGGCGAAAGATAG